One window of Leopardus geoffroyi isolate Oge1 chromosome B3, O.geoffroyi_Oge1_pat1.0, whole genome shotgun sequence genomic DNA carries:
- the PSMA3 gene encoding proteasome subunit alpha type-3 — MSSIGTGYDLSASTFSPDGRVFQVEYAMKAVENSSTAIGIRCKDGVVFGVEKLVLSKLYEEGSNKRLFNVDRHVGMAVAGLLADARSLADIAREEASNFRSNFGYNIPLKHLADRVAMYVHAYTLYSAVRPFGCSFMLGSYSVNDGAQLYMIDPSGVSYGYWGCAIGKARQAAKTEIEKLQMKEMTCRDVVKEVAKIIYIVHDEVKDKAFELELSWVGEITKGRHEIVPKDIREEAEKYAKESLKEEDESDDDNM, encoded by the exons ATGAGCTCAATCGGGACTGGG TATGACCTGTCAGCCTCTACATTCTCTCCTGATGGAAGAGTTTTTCAAGTTGAATATGCTATGAAAGCTGTGGAAAATAGTAG TACAGCTATTGGAATCAGATGTAAAGATGGCGTTGTCTTTGGGGTAGAAAAGTTAGTCCTTTCTAAACTTTATGAAGAAGGTTCCAACAAACGACTTTTTAATGTTGATCGGCATGTTGGAATG GCAGTAGCAGGTTTGCTGGCGGATGCGCGATCTTTAGCAGACATTGCAAGGGAAGAAGCTTCCAACTTCAGATCTAATTTTGGCTATAACATTCCATTAAAA CATCTTGCAGACAGAGTGGCAatgtatgtacatgcatatacacTCTACAGTGCTGTTAGACCTTTTGGCTGCAG TTTCATGTTAGGGTCTTACAGTGTGAATGATGGTGCACAGCTCTACATGATTGACCCATCAGGAGTTTCATAT gGTTATTGGGGTTGTGCCATTGGCAAAGCCAGGCAAGCTGCAAAGACGGAAATAGAAAAGCTTCAG ATGAAAGAAATGACCTGCCGTGATGTCGTTaaagaagttgcaaaaat AATTTACATAGTACATGATGAAGTTAAGGATAAAGCTTTTGAACTAGAGCTAAGCTGGGTTGGTGAAA TAACTAAAGGAAGACATGAAATTGTTCCAAAAGACataagggaagaggcagagaagtatGCTAAG GAATCACTGAAGGAAGAAGATGAATCAGATGATGATAATATGTAA